A window of the Lactuca sativa cultivar Salinas chromosome 5, Lsat_Salinas_v11, whole genome shotgun sequence genome harbors these coding sequences:
- the LOC122198263 gene encoding polyubiquitin 11-like, translating into MRIFARMPMGKTIAMEVESFDTIGKVKAKIQDIEGIPPHHQLLIIAGKNLEGPRTLEEYDMPLVFTLHLSLKFEDDMRIFVKTLTGKAITLVVGNSETICNVKEKIQAVEGFPWHQQRLFIAGKKLENDKTLWDHNIEKESTLDLILGRGWGGDVFQIFVENLNGKMIGLMVESLETVNNLKAKIWVIERIPFQHQLLLYDGRHLADGKTLGDYNIQNESTVHVMQKMYGGCYHVFVKTLTGKTIQASPGATGTIDDLKAKIHDIEGIRPHHQRLVTSAKILKDFRTLADYNIQQESTLDLVLRLGRGDMLIYVVINLKRNWKIIMLEVEISDTIKFLN; encoded by the coding sequence ATGCGGATCTTTGCCAGAATGCCAATGGGGAAGACGATAGCTATGGAAGTTGAAAGCTTTGATACCATAGGTAAAGTGAAGGCCAAGATTCAGGATATAGAGGGGATTCCACCGCATCATCAGCTTTTGATCATTGCTGGGAAGAACCTCGAGGGTCCTAGAACTTTGGAAGAATACGACATGCCATTAGTTTTTACATTGCACCTGAGTCTGAAGTTTGAAGATGATATGCGGATTTTTGTAAAAACTTTGACAGGGAAGGCCATCACGCTGGTGGTGGGGAACTCGGAAACCATTTGTAACGTGAAGGAAAAAATTCAGGCCGTTGaggggtttccatggcatcaACAGCGTTTGTTCATTGCTGGAAAGAAGCTTGAGAATGACAAAACTTTGTGGGATCATAACATCGAAAAAGAATCTACATTGGACCTTATTCTTGGTCGTGGGTGGGGAGGAGATGTTTTTCAGATTTTTGTTGAGAATTTAAATGGGAAGATGATTGGGCTGATGGTGGAGAGCTTGGAGACAGTTAATAACTTGAAGGCAAAGATTTGGGTCATTGAGCGGATTCCATTTCAACACCAATTGTTACTTTATGATGGAAGGCATCTAGCGGATGGTAAAACTTTGGGTGATTATAACATCCAGAATGAATCTACAGTGCACGTGATGCAGAAGATGTATGGAGGTTGTTATCATGTTTTTGTTAAGACTTTGACAGGCAAAACCATCCAGGCTTCTCCAGGAGCTACAGGGACCATTGATGATTTGAAGGCAAAGATTCATGACATTGAAGGGATTCGACCACATCATCAACGTTTGGTTACTTCTGCAAAGATCCTTAAGGATTTTAGAACTTTGGCGGATTATAATATCCAACAAGAATCTACATTGGATCTGGTTCTGAGGCTTGGAAGAGGTGATATGCTGATTTATGTTGTGATTAATTTGAAAAGGAACTGGAAGATCATCATGCTGGAGGTGGAAATCTCGGATACCATTAAATTCCTcaattaa